Proteins encoded within one genomic window of Calonectris borealis chromosome 1, bCalBor7.hap1.2, whole genome shotgun sequence:
- the GPR162 gene encoding putative G-protein coupled receptor 162: MGDSESESTLHNNSLWWLACGMLALLANSWIILSITAKQQKHKPLELLLCFLAGTHILMAAVPLTTYAVVQLRRESSDYDWNESICKVFVSTYYTLALATCFTVASLSYHRMWMVRWPVNYRLSNAKKQALHAVMGIWMVSFILSTLPSIGWHNNGERYYARGCQFIVSKIGLGFGVCFSLLLLGGIVMGLVCVGITFYQTLWAHRRRRRCRHQRAEEASSCSSSAHTTFNVPAIVVEDVRGKRRSSLDGSESAKTSLQMTNLISAIVFLYDTLTGVPILVVSFFSLRYDTAPTWMVLAVLWCSMVQTLLLPSFIWSCERYRADLRTVWEQCVAIMSEEDGDDDGVCDDYGDGRICKVRFDANGAAAVKRDSRDIKLLPMHHMLLPQDKVHYLQVPISRRMSHDETNIFSAHRSAPSFLHKWSSSDDIRISTPRKPGGPGFLPPQLHDYQHRRRPPEDELTTLRQFLEGGLMPRGSSSSACFFRDEITTFIDETPQPTPACSPRHSRLPLASRRDRRLSLGSREEENADRPRRCSLAGNEAWHLQDGEQAPRERTLEACEAQTFQDPKL; this comes from the exons ATGGGGGACTCTGAATCAGAGTCCACCTTGCACAACAACTCACTGTGGTGGCTGGCATGTGGGATGTTAGCCCTGTTGGCCAACTCTTGGATTATCCTCAGCATCACGGCCAAACAACAGAAACACAAGCCCCTGGAGCTGCTGCTATGCTTCCTTGCTGGGACCCACATCCTTATGGCAGCAGTACCCCTCACCACCTATGCCGTGGTGCAGCTGCGGCGTGAGTCCTCTGACTACGACTGGAATGAAAGCATCTGCAAGGTCTTTGTCTCCACATACTACACCCTGGCGCTGGCTACCTGCTTCACAGTGGCCTCCCTCTCCTACCACCGGATGTGGATGGTGAGATGGCCCGTCAACTACCGGCTGAGCAATGCCAAGAAGCAGGCTCTGCACGCAGTCATGGGTATCTGGATGGTATCATTCATCCTCTCCACCCTGCCCTCCATTGGCTGGCACAACAACGGCGAGCGCTACTATGCCCGTGGCTGCCAGTTCATTGTCAGCAAAATAGGGCTGGGCTTCGGCGTCTGCTTTAGCCTCCTGCTACTTGGAGGAATCGTCATGGGCTTGGTGTGCGTGGGTATCACTTTCTACCAGACCCTGTGGGCACACAGAAGACGCCGGCGGTGCCGCCATCAGAGGGCAGAGGAAGCGTCATCCTGCTCTTCATCAGCACACACTACTTTCAATGTGCCGGCCATTGTAGTGGAGGATGTACGAGGCAAAAGGAGGTCTTCACTGGATGGCTCTGAGTCAGCCAAGACCTCCTTGCAGATGACCAACCTCATCAGTGCTATTGTCTTCCTGTATGACACACTCACTGGGGTGCCTATCTTG GTCGTGAGCTTTTTCAGCCTGCGCTATGATACGGCCCCCACCTGGATggtcctggctgtgctttggtGCTCCATGGTGCAGACACTCCTGCTCCCCTCCTTCATCTGGTCCTGCGAGCGCTACCGAGCAGATCTCCGCACCGTGTGGGAGCAGTGTGTGGCTATCATGTCTGAGGAAGACGGAGATGATG ATGGTGTGTGTGATGATTATGGCGATGGCAGGATATGCAAAGTGAGATTTGATGCGAACGGTGCTGCAGCTGTGAAGCGGGACTCCCGGGACATCAAGCTGCTACCCATGCACCACATGTTGTTGCCCCAGGACAAGGTGCACTACCTGCAG GTCCCTATCTCCCGGAGAATGTCACATGATGAGACTAACATCTTCTCCGCCCACCGCTCCGCTCCATCCTTCCTACACAAGTGGTCTTCATCTGACGACATCCGCATTTCCACCCCCCGCAAGCCTGGAGGCCCTGGCTTCTTGCCTCCTCAGCTGCATGACTACCAGCACCGCCGGCGGCCCCCAGAAGATGAGCTGACGACCCTACGGCAGTTTTTGGAGGGGGGGCTGATGCCCCGGGGCTCCAGCTCCAGTGCCTGCTTCTTCCGAGATGAGATCACCACATTCATCGACGAGACACCACAAcccaccccagcctgcagcccacGGCACTCCCGTCTCCCGCTCGCATCACGCCGCGATCGCCGCCTCTCCCTcggcagcagagaggaggagaacGCCGACCGGCCACGGCGCTGCTCCTTGGCTGGCAACGAAGCCTGGCATCTGCAGGACGGAGAGCAGGCGCCGCGCGAAAGGACCCTTGAGGCCTGCGAGGCACAGACCTTCCAGGATCCCAAACTATGA